The DNA segment CCTTTTATGTAAAACAATCTCGAGTATGGTTGCGCTGAATATTGTAACCTGAGTTGGCAAGTCGCGCCGCGACCATCATCGGCGAAACCAAGTCCGGTTGATTAGGGGTTGGGCGGCCACATTATCGTTGAATGCCGGGGATGTTTTCACCCCCGCTCAACAACCGGTACGAAAATAATATTTTTGAACAAGGTGCGTTTTGGCTGTGCCAGGATGTAGGCAATGAGATCTGCAACTTCTTCCGGCTGGATCATTATACTTTCGTCATGAGGATATGGGTTTTCATCATTCCACAGTGGGGTATCAATACCGCCGGGACAAAGGGCCGTTACCAAGACTCCGTCACGCCTGACCAGCCTTCCCAAGGCCTCGGAATGGGCGACGACGCCATGCTTCGATGCGATATTTAGGCACCGTTCTGAAATGTTGGAATCCTTCTCGATCGCCACCAACATACCAAGAACAGTATTCCAGGAATGGCAATCACCACTACCAAAAAATAAGGGATCGCGTAGCGATGGAAATCATGAGTGGTCGGTCTTTGAATTAGAAGCAACAAAAACGTTGCTAACAGGAAAACAAGGGTAATCGCTCCCCCCAATCCCTCCCAACGCCAGGCGATACCTAATCCCAGGATACTCAGAAACATCAGGATTGGCGGTAGTGCTTCCACGAGAGGATAGCCCTCCACCGAATACGGGTCTGCTTTTCCGATTGTCACCCAGTTCCATGCATAGCCGGTAAACATTAGCAGAGAGTAAACAATGATCGGAGAGGACCAAATACGTGCAATCCGGCGTATCCATTTCGTTACACGATCACCGGTGTCACTGACATTTGTCATAGTTTATCCTCCCTTTTTTAATACGGTGCCTAACACTAAGCGTTCGCTCATTTTTTTTCTGAATTAGCGAAATTGATCTGCCATGTTTGCCGAACGATCATAATCATTCACGCCCCCTTGCTTTTTGTGAGACTCCCGCTACCGCGCAAAACTCCTCCCCACGACGACGATACTGGCTCCTGAAACTCTCTCTCACCAAAGCTCAATGAGATTTCATCCTGATCGAAAACTCCGCTTCCCCGCAACGACTTGACCACCCGAAGTCTTCGCCGTGAGGCCTTCATCAATGTGCGAATCAATCTCGTGGTCTGGCAAATTCTTCTTGCACTTTTGCGCTTCTGTAATCACCCAGATCAGCCTGCCGCTGCACTTTCAGGGATTGATTTGGCCGTTCTTCCCATGCGCGCTGGATGAGACCAGCCCAACGTCTATCCAACGCGCTTTTCGCCCACTGTGCCCCCACTAGCTTCGATGCGATCTTTCCAGTTTGAAGCGTAAAGAGCATACGGCAATAACTCAGGCCTATAAACAGCTGCGCCCATCCAGGAAATTTCAACATCATCGGTTAGCATCTCTTGAAATGCCCGGTTGTTCTCGATCAGGGACAGACTCTCGGGTCGGGTGATCTTGCGGACGGCTGTCGCTGAACAGAAGGCCCCGGAAGTGCAACCGTGTCATGTATTGATTCTCTATAAGTAGCGTACCCACACGTACACGCTGGCCAGTACCAGCGATAGAAGTGTAGTTATGACACCATAGCGCAGGAAAAGGCCAAAGCTTATTGGATGCCCGCTTTTTTCAGATAGGTTGGCAACGACAACGTTGGCCGCGGCACCTACAAGTGTCGCGTTACCCCCCAAACAGGCGCCTAAAGCCAGCGACCACCACAGCGGACTCACCGGCATGGCCTGTCCCAGGCTCTCTACCACTGGGATCATCGTAGCTGTGTAGGGGATATTATCCACAATACCAGAGGCAACAGCCGAAAGCCAAATCAACAACATTGAAGTCATCTGAAGGTTACCATCCGTCAGGCGCAGTGCGGCCTGAGCAACAGCTTCGATGATCCCCACTTCCACCAATGCCTCCACCATGATGAACAGACCGATGAAGAAGAAGAGAGCAGTCCACTCGATTTCTCGCAGTACGTGATCGGGATCAATTCCTCCCCACAGCATCAGGACTGTTGCACCCGCCAAAGCAATGGTGGCTGGTTCGAGATGCAGCGCGCCGTGAAGTAGAAAACCCAGGATCACACCGGCCATAACTACCAATGATTTACGCAGCAATGGACCGTTGGTGATCAATTCTGAGGTATCCAGAGCCGCGATAGTTGACGGATCGATTTTAGCACCTTGTAGATCCTTCCTGAAAAGGAACCAGGCCAGCCCGATAAAGGCGATCAGGATCAGTATTGAGATTGGAGCCAGGTTGGCAGCGAATGTGACAAAATCAATGTCGGCGGCACTGCCGATAAGTATATTGGGCGGATCTCCGATTAAGGTTGCAGTCCCCCCAATGTTGGAAGCCAGAATCAAAGCAATGAGAAAGGGCAGTGGGCTGATCCCCAGTCTGGCTGTAATAAATAGGGTCACCGGCGCCATCAATATCACGATGGTCACATTATCAAGCAACGCTGAGGTGACAGCCGTCACAATCACCAGAATAACCAGGATACGGTAAGGGTTTCCCTTTCCCAGCCGGACACTCTGGATGGCGATCCATTGAAAGAGACCCGTCTCCTGCAACATATTGGCAATCATCATCATACCTGCCAGCAAGAAGATGACATTCCAGTCAATCGCTTGGAAGGCTTGATGCTGGTCAAGCACGCCAACAAGGATGATGGTCAACCCGCCTAATAGGGCTGCTATCGTGCGATGTACTCTATCGGAGACGATCACAGCATAAGCGATCAGAAAAATGACTGCAGCAAACCAGGTTTGGTTCAAAGTGCCTCATCCTTGCCGCTCACTTCATCCTCACCCTCCTTACAGCAGGTCGCCAAGAGTTCCAGTAAATTGATGTATCCCACCACGCGATATAGATCATTCACTATCGGTAGTCCTGTCAAATTGTTCTCATGCATGCGTTTGAACGCGTCTTTGACAGTTTCCCCTTGCTTCACCCAGACGGGATCTTGCATGGCATCGGCAGCGGTACGCATATGACTCCGGTCAGCAAATTCCATCGCCTCATCCAAGTCGCTGATTTCGCTGAGAAATTCTTCCGGTAGGATATGGAAGAATACATTGTCAGCAAGAGCACGCAATCTAAGCAACCCCACCAGCCGACCATCTTCAGCCACCACGCATGCCACGTGAACATTGGGATAGGCAAGCATTTTTGGGGCAATATCCTCCAGAGGAGTGTCCGCATCGACAACGGTCGGTTCCAAATCTAAGATAGCGGCTACGTCTTCAACTGGAGTGTTTCGCAGGATGTCAAAGTTCGACCACACAGCCGGCGCTAATGCCTGCTCATCCAATTTTGGCATCACTTTCTTCAAACCCTTCACCTGGGTCACAGGCAACACCAGTAACAGACCGCTGTCAGGCCGGTCAAAACCACCCACAACTCGCTCCGCTTCAGCAACAGCCCGAGCCAATAATTCATCGTCTTCGATGGCAGTGAAGAGTGTGCGCCGGCGCACTTCTTTGGCCTCGAACAAGCGATCGAGACCGCCAAGTCCCACCCGCTTGAGCCAGGATTCCGCCCGATATGCTCCCATACTTTCCATGATCGTCGCACCCGGTACGCCGATCGACCGCCAGGCCTGGAGTAGATCAGGCATACACGTCAGGTCATCTAAGAAAACCATCAACAGGTGTGTCATCAGTTCCTCCTTATGATGTCTATCTATCTTCGGCTATGCATCCAGTTTAACTGGTGTGATAAAACCATCCGGCTTGACGGTCAGTACAGAACAATCCACCTGACGCAGAACCTTTTCAGCGGTGTTGCCGATGAAAAAGCCGGCGACTCCGGAGCGGCTCAAAGTGCCCATTACGATGAGTTCGACCTCTTTTGCCGCTGCCAGAGCCGGGATCAATCTCCCCGCTTCCCCCTTTAACAAATATACCTGGTGCTCCAGGTTTTCTAAATCATATAGCCGCAGTAGTTCTTCAAGCGAACGCCTATGTGTATCTCGATATTCTCGACACCACTCGTCTAACTTTCTTGGGGGAACATTGATACGCCCGCTCTGCACGTGGGATTCCAAAGTACTCGTGTAGGTATGGATGATAAGAAGTCGACAACGCTCCCGATGCGCCAGAGATGTCGCCAGATCCAAAATTTGAATATTGAGGGCGTTCCGCTGCTCATAAAAGGGGGTTGGATCGACCGCAGCCAGGATGTGGCTATAATGTTTGGGTTGGGCTGGATTCATGACCCAGACCGGGCAGGGACACTTGCGCATCAGGTGCATAGTTGTCCTGCCAAACAAAGCTTCCTTCAAGCCTCCCCGACTTTCGGCTCTTATCATCACCAGGTCATGCTCACCCCGCAATACCTCACGGATGATCTCGACGAATGGCGATCCAGACAACACTTTACTGCTGACCTGGACTCCAGTCTGCCGGATGGATGCGACAATCTGCTCCAGGTTATGCTGTTCCTCCTGAATGATGTACTCTTGAACATCTTGGGGCAATTCTTCAATCGTGATGGGAATGCGCTCCTGAAAATCCTGCAGTGATTTCGATGTGACCGGAACAGGCGTATCGCAGGGAATTTCCTCGATAATATCGATGACAGGTTGCTCAGCAACCACCGGCGGCTCAGCTTGATGTAGCATAGTCGCCTTCTTGATAACAAATACTACCGTCAGGCGGGCCTGGTTTCTCTGGCCCAAGGTCACGGCCCGCTTGATGAGCGCTTCACTACCGGATTCATGATCAAGTACGACGAGAATGTTTTTGAAACGTTTCATAACCTGTTTTTCCTCATCTCAATCGTCAACCCCTTTGCCATTCTCCAGGATACTGTAGAGTGAATTGAGTAAAAAAATCCTCGCCGTGCGGCCTTCATCAATATGCGAATCAATCTCGTGGTCTGGCAAATTCTTCTTGCACTTTTGCGCTTCTGCTGGCTAACGGGCGCGTCAGACCGAGACCAGTCAGTGAATTACGATTTGCTGTTTTCACATTGCCGACTTGCATCGAGTGCGTATCTCACAAAGTACAAGGTACTTCTGTAATCACCCAG comes from the Chloroflexota bacterium genome and includes:
- a CDS encoding ArsB/NhaD family transporter, coding for MNQTWFAAVIFLIAYAVIVSDRVHRTIAALLGGLTIILVGVLDQHQAFQAIDWNVIFLLAGMMMIANMLQETGLFQWIAIQSVRLGKGNPYRILVILVIVTAVTSALLDNVTIVILMAPVTLFITARLGISPLPFLIALILASNIGGTATLIGDPPNILIGSAADIDFVTFAANLAPISILILIAFIGLAWFLFRKDLQGAKIDPSTIAALDTSELITNGPLLRKSLVVMAGVILGFLLHGALHLEPATIALAGATVLMLWGGIDPDHVLREIEWTALFFFIGLFIMVEALVEVGIIEAVAQAALRLTDGNLQMTSMLLIWLSAVASGIVDNIPYTATMIPVVESLGQAMPVSPLWWSLALGACLGGNATLVGAAANVVVANLSEKSGHPISFGLFLRYGVITTLLSLVLASVYVWVRYL
- a CDS encoding CBS domain-containing protein, with protein sequence MTHLLMVFLDDLTCMPDLLQAWRSIGVPGATIMESMGAYRAESWLKRVGLGGLDRLFEAKEVRRRTLFTAIEDDELLARAVAEAERVVGGFDRPDSGLLLVLPVTQVKGLKKVMPKLDEQALAPAVWSNFDILRNTPVEDVAAILDLEPTVVDADTPLEDIAPKMLAYPNVHVACVVAEDGRLVGLLRLRALADNVFFHILPEEFLSEISDLDEAMEFADRSHMRTAADAMQDPVWVKQGETVKDAFKRMHENNLTGLPIVNDLYRVVGYINLLELLATCCKEGEDEVSGKDEAL
- a CDS encoding universal stress protein — encoded protein: MKRFKNILVVLDHESGSEALIKRAVTLGQRNQARLTVVFVIKKATMLHQAEPPVVAEQPVIDIIEEIPCDTPVPVTSKSLQDFQERIPITIEELPQDVQEYIIQEEQHNLEQIVASIRQTGVQVSSKVLSGSPFVEIIREVLRGEHDLVMIRAESRGGLKEALFGRTTMHLMRKCPCPVWVMNPAQPKHYSHILAAVDPTPFYEQRNALNIQILDLATSLAHRERCRLLIIHTYTSTLESHVQSGRINVPPRKLDEWCREYRDTHRRSLEELLRLYDLENLEHQVYLLKGEAGRLIPALAAAKEVELIVMGTLSRSGVAGFFIGNTAEKVLRQVDCSVLTVKPDGFITPVKLDA